A single region of the Corallococcus caeni genome encodes:
- a CDS encoding HAMP domain-containing sensor histidine kinase has product MTLRSRLLLAQAPLVVALLLLGTTAVVTLARVGRSGQRVLEDNYRSVLATQRITEQLERMDSAALFIIAGERERGLAQQAAQRPPLETELGVQLGNITEPGEAEATQRLRAAWVKYREEFDAFLQERDAEAARTRYFESLSPAFQEAKAAASSILALNQDAMVRKSDRLRQQSERVNTLMALAVVAALGFGLFFTTSLVQRALRPVSVLSQAVRRLGQGDVEARAVVEGRDEIAQLARDFNTMAERLGQYRKSSLGELLQAQAVSQAAIDSLPDPVLVLGADGGLLNVNAAAEEVLRLRLDEGGDALGRVEPEVRAVLERVRAHVVGGRGAYQPRGYEEAVRVEASPEGGRWLLPRGSPVHGETGDVVGATLILQDVTRLRRFDELKNDLVATVAHEFRTPLTSLRMAIHLVAEGVVGQVTEKQADLLFAAREDCERLQGIVDDLLDLSRIQSGQLQLDVREVRTEELVEHALAAQRTLAEDRGVRLSQSLSPDVETVRVDPDRLHLVLGNLVGNGVKHTPQDGEVSVHVSRDGAHVRFEVRDTGEGIPAQEQARIFEKFYRAPGAPAGGAGLGLSISRDIVQAHGGELGVVSTPGQGSTFWFTLPQPAEA; this is encoded by the coding sequence ATGACGCTGCGCTCCCGGCTGCTGCTGGCCCAGGCCCCGCTGGTGGTGGCGCTGCTGCTGCTGGGCACCACGGCCGTCGTCACCCTGGCGCGCGTGGGCCGCTCCGGCCAGCGGGTGCTGGAGGACAACTACCGCAGCGTGCTCGCCACCCAGCGCATCACCGAACAGCTGGAGCGCATGGACAGCGCGGCGCTGTTCATCATCGCGGGAGAGCGCGAGCGCGGCCTGGCCCAGCAGGCCGCGCAGCGCCCACCGCTGGAGACGGAGCTGGGCGTCCAGCTGGGCAACATCACCGAGCCTGGCGAGGCGGAGGCGACGCAGCGGCTGCGCGCCGCGTGGGTGAAGTACCGGGAAGAGTTCGACGCGTTCCTCCAGGAGCGTGACGCGGAGGCCGCGCGCACGCGCTACTTCGAGTCGCTCTCGCCGGCCTTCCAGGAGGCGAAGGCGGCCGCGTCCTCCATCCTCGCGTTGAACCAGGACGCGATGGTGCGCAAGAGCGACCGGCTGCGCCAGCAGAGCGAGCGGGTGAACACGCTGATGGCACTGGCCGTGGTGGCGGCGCTGGGCTTCGGCCTGTTCTTCACCACGTCGCTGGTGCAGCGCGCGCTGCGCCCGGTGTCCGTGCTGTCGCAGGCGGTGCGCCGCCTGGGGCAGGGCGACGTGGAGGCGCGAGCGGTGGTGGAGGGGCGGGATGAAATCGCGCAGCTCGCGCGGGACTTCAACACCATGGCGGAGCGGCTGGGGCAGTACCGCAAGAGCAGCCTGGGAGAGCTGCTCCAGGCGCAAGCCGTGTCACAGGCGGCCATCGACAGCCTGCCCGACCCCGTGCTGGTGCTGGGCGCGGACGGCGGGCTGCTCAACGTGAACGCCGCGGCGGAAGAGGTGCTGCGCCTGAGGCTGGACGAGGGCGGGGACGCGCTGGGCCGCGTGGAGCCGGAGGTGCGCGCCGTGCTGGAGCGCGTGCGAGCCCACGTCGTGGGCGGAAGGGGCGCGTACCAGCCCCGGGGCTACGAGGAGGCCGTGCGGGTGGAGGCGTCCCCGGAGGGCGGCCGGTGGCTCCTGCCGCGAGGCAGCCCGGTGCACGGCGAAACGGGAGACGTGGTGGGCGCCACGCTCATCCTACAGGACGTGACGCGGCTGCGGCGCTTCGACGAACTGAAGAACGACCTGGTGGCCACGGTGGCGCACGAGTTCCGCACGCCGCTCACGTCGCTGCGCATGGCCATCCATCTGGTGGCCGAAGGGGTCGTGGGGCAGGTGACGGAGAAGCAGGCGGACCTGCTCTTCGCGGCGCGCGAGGACTGCGAGCGATTGCAGGGCATCGTGGACGACCTGCTGGACCTGTCGCGCATCCAGTCCGGGCAGCTCCAACTGGACGTGCGGGAGGTGCGCACGGAGGAGTTGGTGGAGCACGCGCTGGCCGCGCAGCGCACGCTGGCGGAAGACCGGGGCGTGCGCCTGTCGCAATCCCTGTCACCGGACGTGGAGACAGTGCGCGTGGATCCGGACCGGCTGCACCTGGTGCTGGGAAACCTGGTGGGCAACGGCGTGAAGCACACGCCCCAGGACGGCGAGGTGTCCGTGCACGTGTCGCGCGACGGAGCCCACGTGCGCTTCGAGGTGCGAGACACCGGCGAGGGCATCCCCGCCCAGGAGCAGGCGCGCATCTTCGAGAAGTTCTACCGCGCCCCGGGCGCACCGGCGGGTGGCGCCGGCCTGGGGTTGTCCATCTCAAGGGACATCGTCCAGGCCCACGGCGGCGAGCTGGGCGTGGTGAGCACGCCAGGGCAGGGCAGCACCTTCTGGTTCACACTGCCGCAGCCCGCGGAGGCCTGA
- a CDS encoding hemerythrin domain-containing protein has product MNLIDVLIQQHRDAEALFEAWRHTPDEEKPELCLRLAETLTLHTTLEERWVYPVARTVVDGPHIDFAVEEHGEMMQLLSELLRIRHDARRRDATVRQLEAVVAQHMSEEEREVLPRLRKMDSGVFGPSSEDIVRSASDARREAMRQLETSAPV; this is encoded by the coding sequence ATGAACCTCATCGACGTGCTCATCCAGCAGCACCGCGACGCCGAAGCACTCTTCGAGGCCTGGCGTCACACTCCCGACGAAGAGAAGCCGGAGCTGTGCCTGCGCCTGGCTGAAACGCTCACGCTGCACACCACCCTCGAGGAGCGCTGGGTGTACCCCGTCGCGCGAACCGTCGTCGACGGGCCGCACATCGACTTCGCCGTGGAGGAGCACGGGGAGATGATGCAGCTGCTCTCCGAGCTGCTGCGCATCCGCCACGACGCGCGCCGCCGCGACGCCACGGTGCGGCAGCTGGAGGCCGTGGTGGCGCAGCACATGTCCGAAGAGGAGCGCGAGGTGCTGCCCCGGCTGCGCAAGATGGACTCGGGCGTGTTCGGCCCGTCCAGCGAGGACATCGTCCGCTCCGCGTCCGACGCGCGCCGCGAGGCGATGCGTCAGCTGGAGACGTCCGCGCCGGTGTGA
- a CDS encoding sigma-54-dependent transcriptional regulator, producing the protein MRVLVVDDERNIRHTLRVCLEGLGCEVREAATPEAALAALAQGPADLAFVDLRLGNASGLELLPRLLAESPALDVILITAYATFDTAVEAVKRGARDYLPKPFTPAQIRHVLERAKAQRELSSQLGDLEGQLAQAVPEATLETASPAMHAAIGFITRAATSDAAVLLRGESGTGKGVLARALHFMSARRKRPFVTINCPTLSEQLLASELFGHARGAFTGAVKDQPGRVEQAEGGTLFLDEVAEMSPSLQAQLLRFLQEKQFERLGEGRTRKADVRVVAATHRDLEKDVAEGRFREDLMYRLNVLEVKLPALRERPEDLIPLARRFVAFFAKAAQRPAPELSPATEAMLRAYAWPGNVRELRNALERALIVGASGVLEPQAFPERIAAAVGPGVSLGGPHTLEEVEREHILRVMASAPTLDEAARLLGIDASTLWRKRKKYEADAKPET; encoded by the coding sequence ATGCGGGTGCTGGTGGTGGACGACGAGCGAAACATCCGCCACACCCTGCGCGTGTGTCTGGAGGGCCTGGGCTGCGAGGTGCGCGAGGCCGCCACGCCGGAGGCCGCGCTGGCCGCGCTCGCCCAGGGGCCGGCGGACCTGGCGTTCGTGGACCTGCGGCTGGGCAACGCGTCCGGGCTGGAGCTGCTGCCCCGCCTGCTCGCCGAGTCACCGGCCCTGGACGTCATCCTCATCACCGCCTACGCGACGTTCGACACGGCCGTGGAGGCGGTGAAGCGGGGCGCGCGCGACTACCTGCCCAAGCCCTTCACCCCCGCGCAGATCCGCCACGTGCTGGAGCGCGCGAAGGCGCAGCGGGAGCTGTCCTCGCAGCTGGGGGACCTGGAGGGGCAGCTTGCGCAGGCGGTGCCGGAGGCCACGCTGGAGACGGCGTCGCCGGCCATGCACGCGGCCATCGGCTTCATCACGCGCGCGGCCACGTCCGACGCGGCGGTGCTGCTGCGCGGAGAGAGCGGCACGGGCAAGGGGGTGCTGGCGCGGGCGCTGCACTTCATGAGCGCCCGGCGCAAGCGGCCGTTCGTCACCATCAACTGCCCCACCCTGTCCGAACAGCTGCTGGCGAGCGAGCTGTTCGGCCACGCGCGCGGCGCCTTCACGGGCGCGGTGAAGGACCAGCCGGGGCGCGTGGAGCAGGCGGAAGGGGGCACGCTCTTCCTGGATGAAGTGGCGGAGATGAGCCCGTCGCTCCAGGCGCAGCTGCTGCGCTTCCTCCAGGAGAAGCAGTTCGAACGGCTGGGGGAGGGACGCACGCGCAAGGCGGACGTGCGCGTGGTGGCGGCCACGCACCGCGACCTGGAGAAGGACGTGGCGGAGGGACGCTTCCGCGAGGACCTGATGTACCGGTTGAACGTCCTGGAGGTGAAGCTCCCCGCCCTGCGCGAGCGGCCGGAGGACCTCATCCCGCTGGCACGCCGCTTCGTCGCCTTCTTCGCGAAGGCCGCGCAGCGTCCAGCGCCGGAGCTGTCGCCCGCCACGGAGGCGATGCTGCGGGCCTATGCATGGCCGGGCAACGTGCGCGAGCTGCGCAACGCATTGGAGCGGGCGCTCATCGTGGGCGCGTCGGGCGTGCTGGAACCCCAGGCCTTCCCGGAGCGCATCGCCGCGGCGGTGGGGCCGGGGGTGAGCCTGGGCGGGCCGCACACGCTGGAAGAGGTGGAGCGTGAACACATCCTGCGGGTGATGGCCTCCGCGCCGACGCTGGACGAGGCGGCCCGGCTGCTCGGCATCGACGCGTCGACGCTGTGGCGCAAGCGCAAGAAGTACGAAGCGGACGCGAAGCCGGAGACGTGA
- a CDS encoding PTS sugar transporter subunit IIA, producing MLWMDFLSVQAVRPALRARDSASLLGELAELLAPEAEVPPEILAGALQARERLGTTAMEGGVAIPHCRVEGARRIVTCVGLHRGGLAFGEPEDGLVHLFVGMVAPPDTAGLHLNVLSRIASLLHAPTLRDALLATVTASEAHALLARAESALHPHAAAPPHRAGLGG from the coding sequence ATGCTTTGGATGGACTTCCTGTCGGTCCAGGCCGTCCGCCCGGCCCTGCGGGCGCGCGACAGCGCGTCGCTGCTGGGAGAGCTGGCGGAGCTGCTGGCGCCGGAGGCGGAGGTTCCCCCCGAGATCCTCGCCGGGGCGCTCCAGGCGCGCGAGCGGCTGGGCACCACGGCGATGGAGGGCGGCGTGGCCATTCCGCACTGCCGCGTGGAGGGCGCGCGGCGCATCGTCACCTGCGTGGGGTTGCACCGGGGAGGCCTGGCCTTCGGCGAACCCGAGGACGGCCTCGTACACCTCTTCGTGGGCATGGTGGCCCCGCCCGACACGGCGGGCCTGCACCTCAACGTGCTGTCGCGTATCGCGTCCCTGCTGCACGCCCCCACCCTGCGCGACGCGCTCCTCGCCACCGTCACCGCGAGTGAAGCCCACGCCCTGCTGGCGCGGGCCGAGTCCGCCCTGCACCCGCACGCCGCGGCTCCCCCGCACCGTGCCGGCCTTGGCGGCTGA
- a CDS encoding methyl-accepting chemotaxis protein, producing the protein MALRLKQKMMVLPVVAAAFLVAIVAVTVALGSRTRAASERIGSSLAPSVSQAQTSRAGFAALHQDVGDAVALHAVKQQTLDAQVAELNKGLAALRALPDVDGPKLEALQGAFARYWQEASQVVALAARSDAAAEAALGKLEPAYRAVHEGLESVTAQQEASQREAFMEVSSLHGTTLTWVLVLSLGCILALAVATVWLLREVTAPLARLTATATRIVREGNLSLAIDTSSQDEVGELARSIQTLMTRLGSVPNTLHAVVTELTAAAARLNAASHEQLNFLTSQSRSLTEASSTIAEIAQTSGMAASRAEMVLKVAAQADAYSASGQVSIERSAEGLQQIRARVGALVGSIGVLSEQAVHAGEIIGSVKDLADQSNVLALNAAIEAARAGEEGRGFAVVAKEMRALSSQSLQSTQRIGKILLEINQAIRETVGIAEGDSQKMEEGIEQVLASATTLKDITQVVQESSQAARQIVASVTQQNAGITQMTEVVTQLSEMMSDVVMATSNAEQAVGQINTSLGKLQELSTAFRV; encoded by the coding sequence ATGGCGTTGAGGCTCAAGCAGAAGATGATGGTGCTGCCGGTGGTCGCGGCGGCGTTCCTGGTGGCCATCGTGGCGGTGACGGTGGCGCTGGGCTCGCGCACGCGGGCGGCCTCGGAGCGCATCGGCTCCAGCCTGGCGCCGTCGGTGAGTCAGGCGCAGACGTCGCGCGCGGGCTTCGCGGCGTTGCACCAGGACGTGGGCGACGCGGTGGCGCTGCACGCGGTGAAGCAGCAGACGCTGGACGCGCAGGTGGCGGAGCTCAACAAGGGGCTCGCGGCGCTGCGCGCGCTGCCGGACGTGGACGGTCCGAAGCTGGAGGCGCTGCAGGGCGCCTTCGCGCGCTACTGGCAGGAGGCGTCGCAGGTGGTGGCGCTGGCGGCCCGGAGCGACGCGGCCGCGGAGGCCGCGCTCGGGAAGCTGGAGCCCGCGTACCGCGCGGTGCATGAGGGCCTGGAGTCCGTGACGGCGCAGCAGGAGGCGTCGCAGCGCGAGGCCTTCATGGAGGTGTCGTCGCTGCACGGCACGACGCTGACGTGGGTGCTGGTGCTGTCGCTCGGGTGCATCCTGGCGCTCGCGGTGGCCACGGTGTGGCTGCTGCGCGAGGTGACGGCGCCCCTGGCGCGGCTGACGGCGACGGCGACGCGCATCGTGCGGGAGGGCAACCTGTCGCTGGCCATCGACACGAGCTCGCAGGACGAGGTGGGGGAGCTGGCGCGCAGCATCCAGACGCTGATGACGCGACTGGGCTCGGTGCCGAACACGCTGCACGCGGTGGTGACGGAGCTGACGGCGGCGGCGGCGCGGCTGAACGCGGCGAGCCACGAGCAGCTCAACTTCCTGACCAGCCAGTCGCGCAGCCTCACGGAGGCCAGCTCCACCATCGCGGAGATCGCCCAGACGTCCGGCATGGCGGCCAGCCGCGCGGAGATGGTGCTGAAGGTGGCGGCGCAGGCGGACGCGTACAGCGCCTCCGGGCAGGTGTCCATCGAGCGGAGCGCGGAGGGGTTGCAGCAGATCCGCGCGCGCGTGGGCGCGCTGGTGGGGAGCATCGGCGTGCTGTCCGAGCAGGCGGTGCACGCGGGTGAAATCATCGGCAGCGTGAAGGACCTGGCGGACCAGTCCAACGTGCTCGCGTTGAACGCGGCCATCGAGGCGGCGCGGGCGGGCGAGGAGGGCCGGGGCTTCGCGGTGGTGGCCAAGGAGATGCGGGCGCTCAGCAGCCAGTCGCTGCAGAGCACGCAGCGCATCGGGAAGATCCTCCTGGAGATCAACCAGGCCATCCGCGAGACGGTGGGCATCGCGGAGGGGGACAGCCAGAAGATGGAGGAGGGCATCGAGCAGGTGCTCGCCTCCGCGACGACGCTGAAGGACATCACCCAGGTGGTGCAGGAGAGCAGCCAGGCGGCGCGGCAGATCGTCGCCTCGGTGACGCAGCAGAACGCGGGCATCACGCAGATGACGGAAGTGGTGACGCAGCTGTCGGAGATGATGAGCGACGTGGTGATGGCCACCAGCAACGCCGAGCAGGCGGTGGGGCAGATCAACACGTCCCTGGGCAAGCTCCAGGAGCTGTCCACCGCCTTCCGCGTCTAG
- a CDS encoding helix-turn-helix domain-containing transcriptional regulator gives MTPTGFDRYFEKKLKRPAFAEAYAKARAEVDAADRLIRALDARREEAGLSKADLARKAETPPEVVRRLFTAPSANPTLSTVTKLAAALGCRLQLVPAPERRKAVRPRAPAPRVRRK, from the coding sequence ATGACCCCCACGGGATTCGACCGTTACTTCGAGAAGAAGCTCAAGCGCCCGGCCTTCGCGGAGGCGTATGCGAAGGCGCGCGCGGAGGTGGACGCGGCGGACCGGCTGATCCGCGCCCTGGACGCGCGGCGCGAGGAGGCGGGCCTCAGCAAGGCGGACCTGGCTCGCAAGGCCGAGACCCCGCCGGAGGTCGTGCGCCGCCTGTTCACGGCGCCCTCCGCGAACCCCACGCTGTCCACGGTCACGAAGCTGGCCGCCGCGCTGGGCTGCCGCCTGCAACTGGTGCCAGCACCCGAGCGCCGCAAGGCGGTGCGGCCACGGGCCCCCGCCCCCCGCGTGCGCCGCAAGTAG
- a CDS encoding formate--tetrahydrofolate ligase translates to MTLRPIAEVGAELGLAPEDVLPWGRDRAKVSLDALGRSSRQGRMVLVSAINPTPPGEGKTTMSVALAMGLRKRGRKAVAALREPSLGPVFGVKGGGTGGGQASLEPAADINLHFTGDLHAITSAHNLLSALVDNAVYYGHPVALEGTRVRWRRAMDMNDRFLRNVIVGLGGKAHGVPRETSFDITAASEVMAILALAENLKDLEARLGRIVVGQAPDGSPVRANDVNAAASMVALLKDALMPNLAQTREGGPAIVHAGPFGNIAHGCSSVVGTRLALAYADEVVTEAGFGFDLGAEKFLDIKCRSAGVWPRGVMLVVTLRALKHHGGAAADKVAEPDREALLKGFGHLEKHLESVAAFGLPAVLCVNRFPQDTESELDELRAFAKARNVGIAVCDGFGKGGEGSLELADTVLAMLDATDAAPPKPRFLYALEQTPEEKIRAIARTVYGADDVAFTAGARKDLETARALGGAGLPVCMAKTHLSLSDDPTKTGRPRGFTLTVREVRLSAGAGFLVALTGELLTMPGLPREPAARRVTVHPDGRITGLMQGE, encoded by the coding sequence ATGACGCTCCGTCCCATCGCTGAAGTCGGCGCCGAGCTGGGTCTCGCGCCGGAAGACGTCCTCCCCTGGGGCCGCGACCGCGCCAAGGTGTCCCTGGACGCCCTGGGGCGCAGCTCGCGCCAGGGCCGCATGGTCCTGGTGTCGGCCATCAACCCCACGCCCCCGGGCGAGGGCAAGACGACCATGTCCGTGGCGCTGGCCATGGGCCTGCGCAAGCGGGGCCGCAAGGCCGTGGCTGCGCTGCGCGAGCCGTCCCTGGGGCCCGTCTTCGGCGTGAAGGGCGGCGGCACCGGCGGCGGGCAGGCGAGCCTGGAGCCGGCGGCGGACATCAACCTGCACTTCACCGGCGACCTGCACGCCATCACCAGCGCGCACAACCTGCTGTCCGCGCTGGTGGACAACGCCGTGTACTACGGCCACCCGGTGGCGCTGGAGGGCACGCGGGTGCGCTGGCGGCGCGCGATGGACATGAACGACCGGTTCCTGCGCAACGTCATCGTGGGACTGGGCGGCAAGGCGCACGGCGTGCCGCGCGAGACGTCCTTCGACATCACCGCAGCCAGCGAGGTCATGGCCATCCTCGCGCTGGCGGAGAACCTGAAGGACCTGGAGGCGCGGCTGGGGCGCATCGTGGTGGGGCAGGCGCCGGACGGCTCGCCGGTGCGCGCGAACGACGTGAACGCGGCGGCGTCCATGGTGGCGCTGCTCAAGGACGCGCTGATGCCGAACCTGGCGCAGACGCGCGAGGGCGGGCCGGCCATCGTGCACGCGGGGCCGTTCGGCAACATCGCGCACGGGTGTTCGTCGGTGGTGGGCACGCGGCTGGCGCTCGCGTACGCGGACGAGGTGGTGACGGAGGCCGGCTTCGGCTTCGACCTGGGCGCGGAGAAGTTCCTGGACATCAAGTGCCGGAGCGCGGGCGTGTGGCCCCGGGGCGTGATGCTGGTGGTGACACTGCGGGCGCTCAAGCACCACGGCGGCGCGGCGGCGGACAAGGTGGCGGAGCCGGACCGCGAGGCGCTGCTCAAGGGCTTCGGCCACCTGGAGAAGCACCTGGAGTCGGTGGCGGCGTTCGGCCTGCCGGCGGTGCTATGCGTGAACCGCTTCCCGCAGGACACGGAGAGCGAGCTGGACGAACTGCGCGCGTTCGCGAAGGCGCGGAACGTGGGCATCGCCGTATGCGACGGGTTCGGCAAGGGCGGCGAGGGTTCACTGGAGCTGGCGGACACGGTGCTGGCGATGCTGGACGCGACGGACGCGGCGCCGCCGAAGCCGCGCTTCCTCTACGCGTTGGAGCAGACGCCGGAGGAGAAGATCCGCGCCATCGCGCGCACGGTGTACGGCGCGGACGACGTGGCCTTCACGGCGGGGGCGCGCAAGGACCTGGAGACGGCGCGGGCGCTGGGAGGCGCGGGGCTGCCGGTGTGCATGGCGAAGACGCACCTGTCCTTGTCGGACGACCCGACCAAGACGGGCCGGCCCCGGGGCTTCACGCTGACGGTGCGCGAGGTGCGCCTGTCCGCGGGAGCGGGCTTCCTGGTGGCGCTCACCGGAGAACTGCTCACCATGCCGGGCCTCCCGCGCGAACCCGCCGCCCGCCGCGTCACCGTCCACCCCGACGGCCGCATCACAGGCCTGATGCAGGGCGAGTGA
- a CDS encoding AsmA family protein, translating to MAAVKKKRWPYVLGGILVLLIAIVAVVLWRLDAILLKTARDQAATYSQKLGRPIEIGDVSTKLFPYVGARIQNVTVGPAEGEELPLAEVKDVTVSVAAMPLLTSKGKDIRVRDAEASGLTVNVIRLADGTTNVQRLQEKLAEQQPKEQPPEEESQPTDLSGVHVERAALTDGTIRFVDRAAGAQARELAVKDLDIEVKDLRVGQPLKVDLAAAVLAEKQNLKMTLAAAPLPATLIPTPEQVTLKAEHIDLSPLGPFLPPDVGLQAGTLDADWKADLGGAVPGGKGPTKLVGVIKALGMKFAGSEGGKALDVVLDTDVTGDMTTGDLALDKLKLDLGPAAITGKGKVKGLLTDKPAVEGFELVGRNLDPAVLAEYYPPLRKQLKGMIAGPIGLDVRGSGTQDAQALNIAVDLTPVRLRVPDQLTKEAGGAMKLNAKVTGAAASGGALHFDAKADMNGVDLRPGLLVNKAPGQRLEVAAAGTYAPAKTGNGMTVNVTSMSLGALDDTVTGNATVALAGTGKKATTTFKANVKAARLDAEKLLMSEQEVLARTGGKPPPEPPVEANRFNGYRGDIQFAIASLRYTAMDLSNVTGVVKMVDDLITVEKFSTGIYGGKVVADGTTIRLGPAPEARPFTAKVQVQGLEVAQALAARTPKQVLTGKFNGNVDVQGVGYTPEKLQQTLLGGINGNLLEGTFLGKDLVSSVTGPLAKALPFAKALKSGDVTSLGGDLPFSVTIKNGVAQLSKPITWTRPEAAMSFDGGIGLDGTLNLTGGVSLTPATIKTLTVGKVTPTEAIPVGVKLGGKAWSPDVTGVDVKPAATTILKLAGASVAGNLLGEKGKAVQDIITGGQDKAKAEAEARAAEERKKLEDQARAEQEKAKKRAEEEAKKRLKGIFGGK from the coding sequence GTGGCGGCTGTGAAGAAGAAGCGTTGGCCGTATGTGCTGGGAGGCATCCTCGTCCTCCTGATCGCCATCGTGGCGGTGGTGCTGTGGCGTCTGGACGCCATCCTGCTGAAGACGGCGCGCGACCAGGCGGCGACGTACTCGCAGAAGCTGGGGCGCCCCATCGAGATTGGCGACGTCTCCACGAAGCTCTTTCCCTACGTGGGCGCTCGCATCCAGAACGTCACCGTGGGCCCCGCCGAGGGCGAGGAGCTGCCGCTCGCGGAGGTGAAGGACGTGACGGTGAGCGTGGCGGCGATGCCGCTGCTCACCTCCAAGGGCAAGGACATCCGCGTGCGGGACGCGGAGGCGTCCGGGCTCACCGTGAACGTCATCCGCCTGGCGGACGGCACCACCAACGTGCAGCGGCTCCAGGAGAAGCTGGCCGAGCAGCAGCCCAAGGAGCAGCCGCCGGAGGAGGAGTCGCAGCCCACGGACCTGTCGGGCGTGCACGTGGAGCGCGCGGCGCTCACCGACGGCACCATCCGCTTCGTGGACCGCGCGGCGGGCGCGCAGGCGCGCGAGCTGGCGGTGAAGGACCTGGACATCGAGGTGAAGGACCTGCGCGTGGGCCAGCCCCTGAAGGTGGACCTGGCGGCCGCGGTGCTCGCGGAGAAGCAGAACCTCAAGATGACGCTCGCGGCAGCGCCGCTGCCGGCGACGCTCATCCCCACGCCGGAGCAGGTGACGCTGAAGGCGGAGCACATCGACCTGTCGCCGCTGGGGCCGTTCCTGCCCCCGGACGTGGGGCTTCAGGCGGGCACGCTGGACGCGGACTGGAAGGCGGACCTGGGCGGCGCGGTGCCCGGCGGCAAGGGGCCCACGAAGCTCGTGGGCGTCATCAAGGCCCTGGGGATGAAGTTCGCGGGCTCGGAGGGCGGCAAGGCGCTGGACGTGGTGCTCGACACGGACGTGACGGGCGACATGACCACGGGTGACCTGGCGCTGGACAAGCTGAAGCTGGACCTGGGCCCCGCGGCCATCACGGGCAAGGGCAAGGTGAAGGGGCTGCTCACGGACAAGCCCGCGGTGGAGGGCTTCGAGTTGGTGGGGCGCAACCTGGATCCGGCCGTGCTCGCCGAGTACTACCCGCCCCTGCGCAAGCAGCTCAAAGGGATGATCGCCGGCCCCATCGGCCTGGACGTGCGCGGCAGCGGCACGCAGGACGCGCAGGCCCTCAACATCGCGGTGGACCTGACGCCGGTGCGGCTGCGCGTGCCGGATCAGCTGACGAAGGAAGCCGGCGGCGCGATGAAGCTGAACGCGAAGGTGACGGGCGCGGCGGCCAGCGGCGGCGCGCTCCACTTCGACGCGAAGGCGGACATGAACGGCGTGGACCTGCGGCCGGGCCTGCTGGTGAACAAGGCGCCGGGGCAGCGGCTGGAGGTCGCGGCGGCGGGCACGTACGCGCCGGCGAAGACGGGCAACGGGATGACGGTGAACGTCACCAGCATGAGCCTGGGCGCGCTGGACGACACGGTGACGGGCAACGCCACGGTGGCGCTCGCGGGCACGGGCAAGAAGGCCACGACGACGTTCAAGGCGAACGTGAAGGCCGCCCGGCTGGATGCGGAGAAGTTGTTGATGAGCGAGCAGGAGGTGCTGGCGCGCACGGGCGGAAAGCCGCCGCCGGAGCCGCCGGTGGAGGCCAATCGCTTCAACGGCTACCGGGGTGACATCCAGTTCGCCATCGCGTCGCTGCGCTACACGGCGATGGACCTGAGCAACGTGACGGGCGTCGTGAAGATGGTGGACGACCTCATCACGGTGGAGAAGTTCTCGACGGGCATCTACGGCGGCAAGGTGGTGGCGGACGGGACGACCATCCGCCTGGGGCCCGCGCCGGAGGCCCGGCCCTTCACGGCGAAGGTGCAGGTGCAGGGCCTGGAGGTGGCGCAGGCGCTGGCGGCGCGCACGCCGAAGCAGGTGCTGACGGGCAAGTTCAACGGCAACGTGGACGTGCAGGGCGTGGGCTACACGCCGGAGAAGCTGCAGCAGACGCTGCTGGGCGGCATCAACGGCAACCTGCTGGAGGGCACGTTCCTGGGCAAGGACCTGGTGTCGTCCGTGACGGGGCCGCTGGCCAAGGCGCTGCCCTTCGCGAAGGCGCTCAAGAGCGGTGACGTGACGTCGCTGGGTGGGGACCTGCCCTTCAGCGTGACCATCAAGAACGGCGTGGCGCAGCTGAGCAAGCCCATCACCTGGACGCGGCCGGAGGCGGCGATGAGCTTCGACGGCGGCATCGGGCTGGACGGCACGCTGAACCTGACGGGCGGAGTGTCGCTGACGCCCGCGACCATCAAGACGCTGACGGTGGGCAAGGTGACGCCGACGGAGGCCATCCCGGTGGGAGTGAAGCTGGGAGGCAAGGCGTGGAGCCCGGACGTGACGGGCGTGGACGTGAAGCCCGCGGCGACGACCATCCTGAAGCTGGCGGGGGCGTCCGTGGCGGGCAACCTGCTGGGTGAGAAGGGCAAGGCCGTGCAGGACATCATCACGGGCGGCCAGGACAAGGCCAAGGCCGAAGCAGAGGCGCGCGCCGCCGAGGAGAGGAAGAAGCTGGAGGACCAGGCCCGCGCCGAGCAGGAGAAGGCGAAGAAGCGCGCCGAGGAAGAGGCGAAGAAGCGGCTCAAAGGCATCTTCGGCGGGAAGTAA